From the Carya illinoinensis cultivar Pawnee chromosome 4, C.illinoinensisPawnee_v1, whole genome shotgun sequence genome, one window contains:
- the LOC122306705 gene encoding DNA repair RAD52-like protein 1, mitochondrial, whose translation MAFSICRGKSALPFGSSSSSPLKSLLLVFLRSQSPCKHRSWSTSSSRSSSSISNEAAETEDDVVPAGSSGISRPLSEILKELNKKVPDSVVKTRLEDGFAMKYIPWHIVNRIMNLHAPEWSGEVRSITYSADGNTVSVVYRVTLYGTDAELFRESTGTASVADTSYGDPIQKAEAMAFRRACARFGLGLHLYHEDMS comes from the exons ATGGCATTTTCTATTTGTAGGGGAAAATCAGCACTTCCCTTTggttcttcctcttcttctccgtTGAAATCACTACTGCTGGTGTTCTTACGATCACAAAGTCCTTGCAAACATCGCTCATGGTCCACTTCCAGTTCGAGGTCCTCGTCTTCTATTTCTAATGAAGCGGCGGAAACGGAAGACGATGTCGTACCAGCTGGGAGTTCGGGAATCAGCAGGCCACTCTCTGAAATCCTCAAAGAACTGAACAAGAAAGTCCCCGACTCCGTTGTCAAAACGCGCTTGGAAGATGGATTCGCCATGAAATACATTCCCTG GCATATTGTGAATCGTATAATGAATTTGCATGCTCCGG AATGGTCGGGCGAGGTCCGAAGCATTACTTATTCAGCGGACGGCAACACTGTTTCTGTTGTTTACCGTGTCACTCTCTATGGGACTGATGCTGAG TTATTTAGAGAGTCGACAGGAACTGCTTCGGTAGCTGACACAAGTTATGGGGATCCTATTCAGAAGGCAGAAGCAATGGCATTTCGTCGAGCTTGTGCACGCTTTGGGCTTGGACTTCATCTTTACCATGAGGATATGTCTTAA
- the LOC122307397 gene encoding RNA-binding protein 24-A-like isoform X2, with the protein MTPANLAGQFGDTTYTKVFVGGLAWETQKETMKKYFEQFGEILEAVVITDKATGRSKGYGFVTFREPESAMRACVDAAPVIDGRRANCNLASLGVQRSKPSTPKNGGAGRNFRVMGSFQTGFGGGVGTTFPSAATFPHYAIQQGIPYNLYGYSPYSPDYSYPTSYYSVYGGTTAQFPMYGTGHGGMITGAAASGGFYPYLQFGEGSGGAANGYASGQGYGVNYPHHLFQYSAINSSGGYPQHYGAPMSLAPTPASQSVCFAVPQA; encoded by the exons ATGACTCCGGCTAATTTGGCAGGACAGTTCGGTGATACCACTTACACCAAGGTGTTTGTTGGAGGGTTGGCTTGGGAGACCCAGAAGGAAACCATGAAGAAGTACTTTGAACAGTTTGGTGAGATCTTGGAGGCTGTTGTTATTACTGACAAGGCCACTGGGAGATCTAAAGGCTATGGATTT GTTACTTTTCGAGAACCCGAATCCGCCATGAGAGCTTGTGTTGATGCTGCTCCTGTGATAGATGGTCGGAGGGCTAATTGCAATCTCGCTTCTTTGGGTGTTCAGAGATCCAAACCTTCCACACCAAAGAATG GAGGAGCAGGCAGGAACTTTAGGGTAATGGGCTCTTTTCAGACAGGGTTTGGAGGGGGAGTGGGAACAACTTTTCCTTCAGCAGCAACCTTCCCTCATTATGCCATCCAACAAGGAATACCTTACAATCTTTATGG GTACTCTCCATACTCTCCAGATTACAGTTATCCCACG AGCTACTATAGCGTGTATGGAGGTACAACAGCCCAATTTCCCATGTACGGAACCGGGCATGGCGGAATGATCACCGGCGCAGCTGCATCGGGGGGCTTCTACCCGTATCTCCAGTTCGGAGAAGGAAGTGGTGGAGCTGCCAATGGCTACGCTTCTGGACAGGGTTATGGTGTCAATTACCCACATCACTTGTTTCAGTACTCGGCCATCAACTCAAGTGGGGGTTACCCACAGCATTATGGTGCACCCATGTCTCTTGCACCTACGCCGGCCTCGCAATCAG TTTGTTTTGCTGTGCCTCAGGCGTGA
- the LOC122307397 gene encoding RNA-binding protein 24-A-like isoform X1 — MTPANLAGQFGDTTYTKVFVGGLAWETQKETMKKYFEQFGEILEAVVITDKATGRSKGYGFVTFREPESAMRACVDAAPVIDGRRANCNLASLGVQRSKPSTPKNGGAGRNFRVMGSFQTGFGGGVGTTFPSAATFPHYAIQQGIPYNLYGYSPYSPDYSYPTSYYSVYGGTTAQFPMYGTGHGGMITGAAASGGFYPYLQFGEGSGGAANGYASGQGYGVNYPHHLFQYSAINSSGGYPQHYGAPMSLAPTPASQSGVTMALPAPIPHR, encoded by the exons ATGACTCCGGCTAATTTGGCAGGACAGTTCGGTGATACCACTTACACCAAGGTGTTTGTTGGAGGGTTGGCTTGGGAGACCCAGAAGGAAACCATGAAGAAGTACTTTGAACAGTTTGGTGAGATCTTGGAGGCTGTTGTTATTACTGACAAGGCCACTGGGAGATCTAAAGGCTATGGATTT GTTACTTTTCGAGAACCCGAATCCGCCATGAGAGCTTGTGTTGATGCTGCTCCTGTGATAGATGGTCGGAGGGCTAATTGCAATCTCGCTTCTTTGGGTGTTCAGAGATCCAAACCTTCCACACCAAAGAATG GAGGAGCAGGCAGGAACTTTAGGGTAATGGGCTCTTTTCAGACAGGGTTTGGAGGGGGAGTGGGAACAACTTTTCCTTCAGCAGCAACCTTCCCTCATTATGCCATCCAACAAGGAATACCTTACAATCTTTATGG GTACTCTCCATACTCTCCAGATTACAGTTATCCCACG AGCTACTATAGCGTGTATGGAGGTACAACAGCCCAATTTCCCATGTACGGAACCGGGCATGGCGGAATGATCACCGGCGCAGCTGCATCGGGGGGCTTCTACCCGTATCTCCAGTTCGGAGAAGGAAGTGGTGGAGCTGCCAATGGCTACGCTTCTGGACAGGGTTATGGTGTCAATTACCCACATCACTTGTTTCAGTACTCGGCCATCAACTCAAGTGGGGGTTACCCACAGCATTATGGTGCACCCATGTCTCTTGCACCTACGCCGGCCTCGCAATCAG GCGTGACCATGGCACTTCCTGCACCAATACCTCATCGCTAG
- the LOC122307398 gene encoding vacuolar protein sorting-associated protein 52 A-like isoform X3, which produces MVDIIVDGEVNDEYMRTLEILSKKLKFVEVDPMVKASKALKDVQPELEKLRQKAVSKVFDFIVQKLYALRKPKTNIQILQQSVLLKYKYVVSFLKEHGNEVYTEVRGAYIDTMNKVLSAHFRAYILALEKLQLDIATSSDLIGVEARSTGLFLRGREPLKNRSAVFALGERIKILKMHYILYMSCGKVSCALGLAGELWAGILSRAGLKWVMARSVVEVLACWNRSHNSAQLAAVWRMIPLCLMWCLWLERNERCFNDKERGVGEIWNFFEIDEPALIPHIAEASSSKYPYEVLFRSLHKLLMDTATSEYHFCDDFFVEESMFYEIFAGPFAVIDEHFNSILQNCYDAIGLMLMIRIIHQHQLIMSRRRIPCLDLYLDKVNISLWPRFKMVFDMHLNSLRNANVRTLWEDDVHPHYVMRRYAEFTASLIRLNVEYGDGQLELNLERLRMAVDDLLIKLAKIFPKTKLQIVFLINNYDMTISVLKEASPDVGKIQMHFEELLKSNTALFVEELLLEHFSDLIKFVKTRASEDPSSGSEKAIAVGEVEPLVKDFGSRWKAAIELMHKDVITSFSNLLCGMEILRAALTQLLLYYTRLTDCIKRIVGGSSLNKDLVSISSIMYEIRKYSRTF; this is translated from the exons ATGGTTGACATAATTGTTGATGGAGAG GTCAATGATGAATACATGAGAACTCTTGAGATTCTAAGCAAGAAGCTGAAGTTTGTAGAAGTGGATCCTATGGTCAAGGCTTCAAAAGCTCTAAAAGATGTTCAGCCTGAGCTAGAAAAACTACGGCAGAAAGCAGTTTCAAAG GTCTTTGACTTCATTGTTCAGAAGCTTTATGCATTGagaaagcccaaaacaaatatcCAGATCCTTCAACAGAGTGTTCTTCTAAAGTACAA GTATGTTGTTTCCTTTCTCAAAGAACATGGCAATGAAGTGTATACCGAGGTCCGAGGAGCATACATTGACACAATGAACAAG GTCTTAAGTGCACACTTCCGTGCTTATATTCTGGCTCTGGAGAAACTACAGTTGGATATAGCAACATCAAGTGATTTGATTGGTGTGGAGGCAAGAAGCACTGGTCTTTTTTTAAGAGGAAGGGAACCCCTAAAGAACCGGTCTGCGGTTTTTGCTTTGGGGGAgaggataaaaattttgaag ATGCATTATATTCTTTACATGAGTTGTGGAAAAGTCAGTTGCGCTCTAGGGCTGGCGGGGGAATTATGGGCTGGAATCCTTAGTAGAGCCGGGCTAAAATGGGTTATGGCTAGGAGTGTGGTGGAGGTACTTGCATGCTGGAATAGATCTCACAATAGCGCTCAACTGGCAGCAGTGTGGCGGATGATAcctttgtgcttaatgtggtgtctatggttggaaaggaatgagaggtgcTTTAATGATAAGGAGCGTGGAGTGGGGGAAATCTGGAACTTTTTT GAAATTGATGAACCTGCTTTAATTCCTCATATAGCCGAAGCCAGCTCCAGCAAGTATCCTTATGAAGTGCTCTTCAGGAGTTTGCACAAGCTGCTTATGGATACTGCTACTTCTGA GTATCATTTCTGTGATGATTTCTTTGTTGAGGAATCcatgttttatgagatttttgcAG GTCCATTCGCTGTCATTGATGAGCATTTCAATTCAATACTTCAAAATTGTTATGATGCTATTGGCTTAATGCTCATGATTCGGATAATACATCAACACCAG CTCATTATGTCACGGCGACGGATTCCATGCTTGGATTTATATCTAGACAAG GTCAATATTTCTCTATGGCCCCGTTTCAAGATGGTATTTGACATGCATCTCAATAGCCTGCGCAATGCAAATGTTAGGACGTTATGGGAAGATGATGTTCACCCTCACTATGTCATGAGGCGTTATGCTGAATTCACAGCTTCACTAATCCGCCTCAATGTTGAATATGGAGACGGGCAG CTTGAATTGAATTTGGAAAGACTGAGAATGGCAGTTGATGACTTGCTTATCAAGCTTGCAAAAATTTTCCCGAAAACAAAACTACAAATTGTGTTTCTGATCAACAACTACGATATGACAATTTCTGTTTTGAAG GAAGCTAGTCCAGATGTTGGGAAAATTCAAATGCACTTTGAGGAACTGCTGAAGAGCAACACTGCGTTATTTGTG GAAGAGCTGCTACTAGAGCATTTCAGTGATTTAATAAAGTTTGTAAAGACCCGAGCCT CGGAGGACCCAAGTTCTGGTTCTGAGAAAGCCATAGCTGTAGGGGAAGTTGAGCCACTTGTGAAGGACTTTGGAAGCAGATGGAAAGCTGCAATAGAGCTGATGCATAAAGATGTCATAACTTCTTTCAGCAACTTACTGTGTGGCATGGAGATTTTGAGGGCTGCGTTGACTCAGCTGCTGCTCTATTATACGAGGCTCACGGATTGCATAAAGAGGATTGTTGGTGGATCCTCGCTGAACAAGGATCTGGTGTCCATATCTTCAATCATGTATGAAATTAGGAAATACTCCAGGACCTTCTAA